Part of the Flavobacterium okayamense genome, AAATCCTTAATAAATTCACGTATTAAAATCAAAAGAAACAAAAAAGTTGCATGTGCAAAAATGACATGATAAAAATTTTTGAAATGCATTAGCACAGCAAAAAATGGTAAAACCGCCAAAACTGACGCGGTTAAATTCCCTATTAATGGATATTTCTTAAGCTTGTGTGAATAGAACCAAATTAAGAAAATATAAGCAGAAAAAAATAAAACGGCACGCCAAGAAATTAATGAAGCTAAAGCCGCAACAAGAAAATTGATTGCAAAATACACTTTCAACTTGGTTGATTGACTTACTAATCGATCAATCATTGCTTTTTTAGGACGATTAATTAAATCTTTTTTAGCATCATAAAAGTTATTAATTATATAACCCGAAGCAATACACAGCGAAGAAGCTAAAACCAAAACAAACAAGCGCCAATCTAATAAAATTGACAACGCTGATTTTTCTGGAGCCAAAATAAATATAGCCGATAAATACTGAGCTAAAGCAATAACCCAAATATTGTATCCTCTAATTACAGAGAAAAAGCTGAAAATTTTTGTAAGTAATAATTTTGACTTTCTTGTAAGCATTAAACTTAGAAATTATATACAACTTCTAATTTATAATCTTTTAAAGACTGTTTTGCTTTTTCTAAATCTTGAGTAAAACCTAAAATGTAACCACCACCACCAGAACCGCAAAGTTTCAAGTAATAATCGTTACTTTCAATTCCTTTTTGCCAAACTTGGTGAAATTGCTCAGGAATCATAGGTTTAAAGTTATTCAAAACAACTTTTGAAAGTTTTTTAGTATTCTCAAATAATGATTTCACATCACCGTTAAGGAAGTTCTCCACACAAGCATCAGTATGTTTGATAAACTGTGATTTTAACATTTTTCGGAAACCTTGATCTTTTAAGTTTTCCATAAAAATATTTACCATTGGCGCTGTTTCTCCAATAATTCCAGAATCAATTAAGAAAACGGCTCCTTTTCCTTGCGTGCTTTGGCTTGGAATTCCGGTTGGTTCAATATTATCTTTTGAGTTGATTAAAATTGGTAAACTTAAATAACTATTTAACGGATCTAAACCAGAACTTTTACCGTGGAAAAACGATTCCATTTGTCCGAAAATAGCTTTTAGTTGTAATAATTTTTCTCGCGTTAAATTCTCTAAAACTGTAATTTTGTTTAAAGCATACTTATCATAAATAGCTGCCACTAAAGCACCGCTACTTCCTACGCCATACCCTTGAGGTATACTAGAATCAAAGTACATCCCATTAGAAACATCTTGCTTTAAAGTATCTATATCGAAAGTAACCAATTCTGGTTGTTGGCTTTGTAATTTTTCTAAATACTCCGTAAATCTAACTAAACTTTCATTTGATTT contains:
- a CDS encoding geranylgeranylglycerol-phosphate geranylgeranyltransferase; translation: MLTRKSKLLLTKIFSFFSVIRGYNIWVIALAQYLSAIFILAPEKSALSILLDWRLFVLVLASSLCIASGYIINNFYDAKKDLINRPKKAMIDRLVSQSTKLKVYFAINFLVAALASLISWRAVLFFSAYIFLIWFYSHKLKKYPLIGNLTASVLAVLPFFAVLMHFKNFYHVIFAHATFLFLLILIREFIKDLENIEGDLANNYKTIPVLFGENIAKTMITILTSSTIIPVYFLTDVYNVGYMDIYFYISLVLLIFFLLRLWKATLKEDYIKLHFLLKLIIVSGVFCIMLIEPQVLIHGKKLLSTY
- a CDS encoding mevalonate kinase family protein; the protein is MKGPLFYSKILLFGEYGIIEDSKGLSIPYNFYKGALKSEENLTNEAKKSNESLVRFTEYLEKLQSQQPELVTFDIDTLKQDVSNGMYFDSSIPQGYGVGSSGALVAAIYDKYALNKITVLENLTREKLLQLKAIFGQMESFFHGKSSGLDPLNSYLSLPILINSKDNIEPTGIPSQSTQGKGAVFLIDSGIIGETAPMVNIFMENLKDQGFRKMLKSQFIKHTDACVENFLNGDVKSLFENTKKLSKVVLNNFKPMIPEQFHQVWQKGIESNDYYLKLCGSGGGGYILGFTQDLEKAKQSLKDYKLEVVYNF